A DNA window from Bradyrhizobium barranii subsp. barranii contains the following coding sequences:
- a CDS encoding outer membrane protein — MKAPPLAPIPFTWTGCYVGAHVGGVVSDDRTTNSLGNSVSFSSTGFVGGGQVGCDYQFATRWVVGAEGRAAWSSLRNSHAGTVRNLVTGVVVPSQFTMSNDFLASATARLGYAFADRWLVFVRGGGAWTREKLDEAFTPAGGVPVNPSGASTRTGWTAGTGVDWAFAPHWSAVFEYDYYDFGDHSAFLSNGAGTTVNIFSLKDRIHAVTAGVNYHF; from the coding sequence GTGAAGGCACCTCCCCTCGCGCCCATCCCTTTCACCTGGACCGGTTGCTACGTCGGCGCACACGTCGGCGGTGTCGTCAGCGACGACCGGACCACCAACTCGCTTGGAAACTCTGTCTCCTTCAGTTCAACAGGCTTCGTTGGAGGCGGACAGGTCGGCTGCGACTATCAATTTGCGACCAGATGGGTCGTGGGTGCCGAAGGCCGTGCGGCCTGGAGCAGCCTCCGCAACTCGCACGCCGGCACCGTCAGAAACCTCGTGACCGGCGTCGTCGTCCCCAGCCAATTCACGATGAGCAACGACTTCCTGGCCTCGGCCACCGCGCGGCTCGGCTACGCGTTCGCTGATCGCTGGCTGGTGTTCGTCAGGGGCGGCGGCGCCTGGACGCGTGAAAAGCTTGACGAGGCCTTCACGCCCGCTGGTGGCGTCCCCGTCAATCCCAGCGGAGCCAGCACCCGAACCGGCTGGACCGCCGGCACCGGCGTCGACTGGGCGTTCGCACCGCATTGGTCCGCGGTTTTCGAATACGACTATTACGACTTCGGCGACCACAGCGCGTTCCTGAGCAATGGGGCCGGCACGACCGTCAACATCTTCAGCCTGAAGGATCGCATTCACGCCGTGACGGCAGGCGTGAACTATCACTTCTAG
- a CDS encoding GMC family oxidoreductase gives MYDVIVVGGGSAGAAVAARLSEDPARRVLLLEAGLDWRADEAPWEVMTPNPIPIIHKREYQEKWQWADLLTRRVAGQEPRFYWRGKGLGGSSMMNGQIAIRGVADAFDEWAANGCTGWSAKDVMPLFSVIEDDLEFGDAPGHGSGGPLPVYRAPPEKWGPIDRGLRDAALASGYPWCADLNGPDGEGVACYPINSRDSRRITTNEGYLEPARGRANLEIRGHALVDRVLISDGRATGLRVHIEGQGTHEISARQIVLCAGAIHSPAILLRSGIGPADELKAMGIAVERDLPVGRHFFDHPLFRATVQLHENLRPTDPDTRHTNCCVTYSSGLADGGKRDMILIAFNHRGIGVPGAIGAGLFNAYSRGTLKLASTDPAIDPIVEENMLADPRDMLRMMDAVKRLAVITSQPALSGIADWIRLTDTDLTLPQAAALPDHELDALLRRETGDIQHAAGSCRMTGVNDPDGVVNPDGTVKGISGLRVADASIMPSDCRANTHFTTVVIGEAIARMMMR, from the coding sequence ATGTACGATGTCATTGTTGTCGGCGGCGGCTCCGCCGGCGCCGCTGTTGCGGCACGGCTTTCCGAGGATCCCGCACGGCGTGTCCTGCTGCTCGAGGCGGGGCTGGACTGGCGCGCCGACGAGGCGCCCTGGGAGGTGATGACGCCAAATCCGATCCCGATCATCCACAAGCGTGAGTACCAGGAGAAATGGCAATGGGCCGATCTCCTGACGCGCCGGGTGGCCGGGCAGGAGCCGCGCTTCTACTGGCGCGGCAAGGGGCTTGGCGGCTCATCGATGATGAACGGCCAGATTGCCATCCGCGGCGTCGCCGACGCGTTCGACGAGTGGGCGGCCAATGGCTGCACCGGCTGGTCGGCCAAGGACGTGATGCCGCTGTTCTCGGTGATCGAGGATGATTTGGAATTTGGTGACGCCCCGGGCCATGGAAGCGGCGGACCGCTGCCGGTCTATCGCGCTCCGCCCGAGAAGTGGGGCCCGATCGATCGTGGCCTGCGCGATGCCGCGCTGGCGAGCGGCTATCCCTGGTGCGCCGACCTCAACGGTCCTGATGGCGAGGGCGTCGCCTGTTATCCCATCAACAGCCGGGACAGCCGCCGCATCACGACCAACGAGGGCTATCTCGAGCCGGCGCGCGGCCGCGCCAATCTCGAGATTCGCGGGCATGCGCTGGTCGATCGCGTGCTGATCAGCGACGGCCGGGCGACCGGCCTTCGTGTTCACATCGAAGGGCAGGGCACCCACGAGATCAGCGCGCGCCAGATCGTGCTCTGCGCCGGCGCCATCCACAGTCCGGCGATCCTGCTGCGTTCTGGCATCGGACCGGCGGATGAGCTGAAGGCGATGGGGATCGCGGTCGAGCGCGATCTGCCGGTCGGCCGCCACTTCTTCGACCACCCGTTGTTTCGCGCCACGGTCCAGCTCCACGAAAATCTGCGGCCGACCGATCCGGACACCCGCCACACCAATTGCTGCGTGACCTATTCCTCCGGCCTCGCCGATGGCGGCAAGCGCGACATGATCCTGATCGCGTTCAACCACCGCGGCATCGGCGTGCCTGGAGCGATCGGCGCCGGCCTGTTCAACGCCTATTCGCGCGGCACGCTCAAGCTGGCCTCGACCGATCCGGCGATCGATCCCATCGTCGAGGAGAACATGCTTGCCGATCCCCGCGACATGCTGCGCATGATGGACGCGGTGAAACGGCTGGCCGTGATCACCTCGCAGCCGGCGCTTTCAGGCATTGCCGATTGGATCAGGCTGACCGACACCGATCTGACGCTGCCGCAAGCTGCGGCCTTGCCGGATCACGAGCTCGATGCGCTGCTGCGCCGCGAGACCGGAGACATCCAGCATGCCGCCGGCAGTTGCCGCATGACTGGGGTCAACGACCCCGATGGCGTGGTCAACCCCGACGGCACCGTGAAGGGTATCTCGGGCCTACGCGTCGCCGACGCCTCGATCATGCCGTCCGATTGCCGCGCCAACACCCACTTCACGACGGTGGTGATCGGCGAGGCGATTGCGCGGATGATGATGCGTTAG
- the parC gene encoding DNA topoisomerase IV subunit A has product MGKRLIPPEEPAEIHEVPLREALEERYLAYALSTIMHRALPDARDGLKPVHRRILYGMRLLRLDPGTAFKKSAKIVGDVMGSFHPHGDQAIYDAMVRLAQDFSSRYPLVDGQGNFGNIDGDNPAAYRYTEARMTDVARLLLEGIDEDGVEFRPNYDGQSKEPVVLPGGFPNLLANGAQGIAVGMATSIPPHNAAELCDAALHLIEKPDAKSKALLKWVKGPDFPTGGICVDSKQAIAEAYATGRGSFRVRARWEQEEGTRGTWVVVVTEIPFLVQKSRLIEKVAELLDQKKLPLVGDIRDESAEDVRIVIEPKSKNVDPALMMESLFRLTELENKIPLNLNVLIKGRIPKVVGLAECLREWLDHLRDVLIRRTNFRKTQIEHRLEVLGGLLIAYLNLDEVIRIIRTVDEPKPALIKAFKLTEVQAEAILNMRLRSLRKLEEMEIRTEDKNLRAELKGINAVLASEPEQWKKVGEQVGKVRDMFGPKTPLGKRRTTFADAPEHDLAAMEEALVEREPVTVVVSDKGWIRTMKGHVEDLSGLAFKQDDKLGFAFFAETTSKLLLFATNGKFYSLDVAKLPGGRGHGEPIRLFIDLEQEAAPVALFVNKGGRKFLIASHEGQGFVVNEDDCVGTTKKGKQVLNVDMPNEARTVTEVIGDTVAVIGENRKMLIFPLDQVPEMARGRGVRLQKYKDGGLSDVAVFEAKAGLTWKDSAGREFSATMKELAEWQGTRADAGRMPPKGFPKSNRFGRVIG; this is encoded by the coding sequence ATGGGAAAACGATTGATTCCGCCGGAGGAACCGGCCGAAATTCACGAGGTGCCGCTGCGTGAGGCGCTGGAAGAGCGCTATCTCGCCTATGCGCTCTCCACCATCATGCACCGTGCGCTGCCGGATGCGCGCGACGGTCTGAAGCCGGTGCACCGGCGCATCCTCTACGGCATGCGCCTGCTCCGGCTCGACCCCGGCACGGCGTTCAAGAAATCCGCCAAGATCGTCGGCGACGTGATGGGCTCGTTCCATCCGCATGGCGACCAGGCGATCTACGACGCCATGGTACGCCTCGCGCAGGATTTCTCCTCGCGCTACCCGCTGGTCGACGGCCAAGGCAATTTTGGCAATATCGACGGCGATAACCCGGCTGCCTACCGCTACACCGAAGCGCGCATGACCGACGTCGCGCGGCTTCTGCTCGAGGGCATCGACGAGGACGGCGTCGAGTTCCGGCCCAACTACGACGGCCAGTCGAAAGAGCCGGTCGTGCTGCCCGGCGGCTTTCCGAACCTGCTTGCCAACGGCGCGCAAGGCATCGCGGTCGGCATGGCGACCTCGATCCCGCCGCACAACGCGGCCGAGCTCTGCGACGCCGCGCTGCACCTGATCGAGAAGCCCGACGCGAAATCCAAGGCGTTGCTGAAGTGGGTGAAGGGCCCGGATTTCCCGACCGGCGGCATCTGTGTCGATTCCAAGCAGGCGATCGCTGAAGCCTATGCGACCGGTCGCGGCTCGTTCCGTGTTCGCGCTCGATGGGAGCAGGAAGAGGGTACGCGCGGCACCTGGGTCGTCGTCGTCACCGAGATCCCCTTCCTGGTGCAGAAGTCGCGCCTGATCGAGAAGGTCGCCGAGCTGCTGGACCAGAAGAAGCTGCCGCTGGTCGGCGACATCAGGGACGAGTCGGCCGAAGACGTCCGCATCGTGATCGAGCCGAAGTCGAAGAACGTCGATCCCGCGCTGATGATGGAATCGTTGTTCCGGCTGACCGAGCTCGAAAACAAGATTCCGCTGAACCTCAACGTGCTGATCAAGGGCCGCATCCCCAAGGTCGTGGGGCTCGCGGAGTGCTTGCGCGAATGGCTCGACCATCTGCGCGACGTCCTGATCCGCCGGACCAACTTCCGCAAGACGCAGATCGAGCACCGGCTCGAAGTTCTGGGCGGTTTGTTGATCGCGTACTTGAACCTCGACGAGGTGATCAGGATCATCCGCACCGTGGACGAACCGAAGCCGGCGCTGATCAAGGCGTTCAAGCTTACCGAGGTGCAGGCCGAAGCCATCCTCAACATGCGCCTGCGCAGCTTGCGCAAGCTCGAGGAAATGGAGATCCGCACCGAGGACAAGAACCTCCGCGCCGAGCTCAAGGGCATTAACGCGGTGCTCGCCTCGGAGCCGGAGCAGTGGAAGAAGGTCGGCGAGCAGGTCGGCAAGGTCCGCGACATGTTTGGACCCAAGACGCCGCTCGGCAAGCGCCGCACCACCTTTGCTGATGCGCCCGAGCACGATCTCGCCGCGATGGAGGAAGCCCTCGTCGAGCGCGAGCCGGTGACGGTCGTGGTCTCCGACAAGGGCTGGATCCGCACCATGAAGGGCCATGTCGAGGATCTCTCGGGGCTGGCCTTCAAGCAGGACGACAAGCTCGGCTTTGCCTTCTTCGCGGAGACGACCTCGAAGCTGCTGCTGTTCGCCACCAACGGCAAATTCTACTCGCTCGATGTCGCAAAGCTTCCGGGCGGTCGCGGCCACGGCGAGCCGATCCGTCTGTTCATCGACCTCGAGCAGGAGGCGGCCCCCGTCGCGCTGTTCGTCAACAAGGGCGGACGCAAATTCCTGATCGCGAGCCACGAGGGCCAGGGCTTCGTCGTCAACGAGGACGATTGCGTCGGCACGACCAAGAAGGGCAAGCAAGTCCTCAACGTCGACATGCCGAACGAGGCGCGCACGGTCACCGAGGTGATCGGCGACACCGTCGCGGTCATCGGCGAGAACCGCAAGATGCTGATCTTCCCGCTCGACCAGGTGCCGGAGATGGCCCGCGGTCGCGGCGTGCGGCTGCAGAAGTACAAGGACGGCGGCCTGTCCGACGTCGCCGTGTTCGAGGCCAAGGCGGGCCTGACCTGGAAGGACTCCGCCGGCCGCGAATTCTCCGCGACCATGAAGGAGCTTGCCGAGTGGCAAGGCACCCGTGCGGATGCCGGCCGCATGCCGCCGAAGGGTTTCCCGAAGTCGAACAGGTTCGGCAGGGTGATTGGGTAA
- a CDS encoding ABC transporter substrate-binding protein: protein MFKLKAFIPALLGFALIAAPAHAAGNLVAVLEAEIVTLDPHFSTAYISRTFGYMVFDTLFAKDSKGDIKPQMVQDWKVSSDGLTYTFTLRDGLKWHDGQPVTAADCVASLRRWGTRSALGRRIFAITASLEPTDAKTFVLTLKEPSGLVIDALGNPVSPVAFMMPERIAKTPGDQRITEIVGSGPFVYSKADHRTGDRMILKKFADYVPRPEPADFLAGGKRVGIDTLEIRVIPDGATAASALQAGEVDFMQYAPFDLLPQLEKNSRVKLVNFTGGNMFAGAYRLNAASKPFDDPEIRRVLWKLVDQREVLDALGLDAKYAAPCATFFTCGTTYESKAGTEAAAKTSIEAAKTALKATKYAGEPVVVMEANDLEAPRVSAQVLAERLKQAGFNVDLQVMDWASVLARRAKKEGWSVYGVHAGGFDLGSPLTNVMVAFNCADFTGWQCDARITPLMEAFAKAPAEEDRKKIAGEIQSVMYDQAPAIPWGQFAQPAAYRATLRGLIPSAIPVFWNVEK, encoded by the coding sequence ATGTTCAAACTGAAGGCTTTCATCCCCGCGCTGCTTGGGTTCGCGCTGATCGCGGCTCCGGCGCATGCCGCGGGCAATCTCGTTGCGGTGCTTGAGGCGGAGATCGTCACGCTCGATCCGCATTTTTCCACGGCCTACATTTCGCGCACGTTTGGCTACATGGTGTTCGACACGCTCTTTGCGAAAGACTCCAAGGGCGACATCAAGCCGCAGATGGTGCAGGACTGGAAAGTCTCATCCGACGGATTGACCTATACGTTCACGCTGCGCGACGGCCTGAAATGGCATGACGGCCAGCCGGTCACGGCGGCCGATTGCGTGGCGTCGCTGCGCCGCTGGGGCACCCGCAGCGCGCTCGGCCGTCGCATCTTCGCGATCACGGCCTCGCTCGAGCCGACGGATGCGAAAACCTTCGTGCTGACGCTGAAGGAGCCGTCCGGCCTCGTCATCGATGCGCTGGGCAATCCCGTCAGCCCCGTCGCCTTCATGATGCCCGAGCGCATCGCCAAGACGCCCGGCGACCAGCGCATCACCGAGATCGTCGGCTCCGGCCCGTTCGTCTACAGCAAGGCCGATCACCGCACCGGCGATCGCATGATCCTGAAGAAATTCGCCGACTATGTGCCGCGCCCCGAGCCCGCCGATTTCCTCGCCGGCGGCAAGCGCGTCGGCATCGACACGCTCGAGATCCGCGTCATCCCTGATGGTGCGACCGCCGCGTCCGCGCTGCAGGCGGGCGAAGTCGACTTCATGCAATATGCGCCGTTCGATCTGTTGCCGCAGCTGGAAAAGAATTCCCGCGTCAAGCTGGTCAATTTCACCGGCGGCAACATGTTCGCTGGCGCCTATCGTCTCAACGCCGCATCGAAGCCGTTTGATGATCCGGAAATTCGCCGCGTGCTGTGGAAGCTGGTCGACCAGCGCGAGGTGCTGGATGCACTCGGGCTCGATGCCAAATACGCCGCGCCTTGCGCGACGTTCTTCACCTGCGGCACCACCTATGAGAGCAAGGCCGGCACGGAAGCTGCCGCAAAGACGTCGATTGAAGCGGCGAAAACTGCGTTGAAGGCGACCAAATATGCCGGCGAGCCCGTCGTCGTCATGGAAGCCAACGATCTCGAAGCCCCGCGCGTCTCGGCGCAGGTGCTGGCCGAACGGCTGAAGCAGGCCGGGTTCAACGTCGATCTCCAGGTGATGGACTGGGCGAGTGTGCTGGCGCGCCGCGCCAAGAAGGAGGGCTGGAGCGTCTATGGCGTCCACGCCGGCGGTTTTGACCTGGGCTCGCCGCTGACCAACGTCATGGTCGCCTTCAACTGCGCCGACTTCACCGGCTGGCAATGCGACGCACGTATCACGCCCTTGATGGAAGCCTTCGCCAAGGCGCCTGCCGAGGAGGATCGCAAGAAGATCGCCGGCGAGATTCAGAGCGTCATGTACGATCAAGCGCCCGCGATCCCGTGGGGCCAGTTCGCGCAGCCGGCGGCCTATCGCGCCACCCTGCGTGGTCTGATACCGTCCGCCATCCCGGTGTTCTGGAACGTTGAGAAGTAA
- the recO gene encoding DNA repair protein RecO, with the protein MEWTDEGIVLGVRRHGESSAIVELLTRAHGRHLGLVRGGAGSRMRPLLQPGNSVSVVWRARLDEHLGTYAVEGLKLRAATLLGSSHGVYGVTHLASIARLLPERDPHEDIFAMLEHSLDDFDDIGSAAVHLIHFELAMLAELGFGLALENCAVTGETTDLIYVSPKSGGAVSRGAGEPWRDRLLRLPPFLRRGEAASDLTDQDLQDGFRLTGLFLLRHVLEPRGQGHSDARAGFINALTRQQANLAIPAP; encoded by the coding sequence ATGGAATGGACCGACGAAGGCATCGTGCTGGGCGTGCGGCGGCATGGCGAGAGCAGCGCCATCGTCGAGCTGCTGACGCGTGCGCACGGCCGGCATCTCGGCCTCGTGCGCGGTGGCGCCGGTTCGCGGATGCGGCCGCTCTTGCAGCCCGGCAACAGCGTCAGCGTCGTGTGGCGGGCGCGGCTCGACGAGCATCTCGGCACCTATGCGGTTGAGGGCCTCAAGCTGCGCGCGGCGACGCTGCTGGGATCCTCCCACGGGGTCTATGGCGTCACCCATCTCGCCTCGATTGCGCGGCTGCTGCCGGAGCGCGATCCGCACGAAGACATCTTTGCGATGCTCGAACATTCACTCGATGATTTCGACGATATCGGCAGTGCCGCGGTGCACCTCATCCATTTCGAGCTGGCGATGCTCGCCGAGCTCGGCTTTGGGCTGGCGCTGGAAAACTGCGCGGTGACCGGCGAGACCACGGATCTGATCTATGTTTCGCCGAAATCCGGCGGCGCGGTGTCGCGCGGGGCCGGCGAGCCATGGCGCGACCGGCTGTTGCGCCTGCCGCCGTTCCTGCGTCGTGGCGAGGCCGCGAGCGACCTCACCGACCAGGATCTCCAGGACGGCTTCCGGCTCACCGGCCTGTTCCTGCTGCGCCATGTGCTGGAGCCGCGCGGCCAGGGCCATTCCGACGCGCGCGCCGGCTTCATCAATGCGCTGACGCGGCAGCAGGCGAATTTGGCCATTCCGGCGCCATGA